ATGAGGGGGCTGGAATGTATCAGGGAGTATCACCCTCTAAGAAGCTTCTCTCTAGTCTACAGCCATCCCACGGGAGGTAGATGATTTATTTACAGGCAGAGAAACCACTTGTCAGTTTCCTTTCATTCATGTGTATTACACAGTAAGCCTTTTGTCAAATCCAGCCCAAattcattgtagaaaaattagaaaatccagacaaaatgaaaatgaacattAAAACCACCCATCTTCCCACCACTGAGAGATACATATTAGTAACACATGCATTTTTCTATGGTATATAAACACATGTATGTTTCTTTTTAGGATTTGGGTCATTCTATATGTAACATTTTGCaatttaggtttcttttttcacttaataatagtGAACGCCCTTTCATAGAATATGTAGACACCATCATTTTCAGTGGCTTTATGGTATTTCTTACAGTCccttattgttaatattttacttatttaattatcCAGCTCCCTATTGTTGGACATTGTCTTCCAATTTTTCACTGTAATGAGCAGCACTTTTCTGcactggaaaaaacaaaaacaacaaaaaactcttgCAGTTTCACCAGTGTGACTATTTCCtgcactgaaaaaacaaaaacaaaaaagccaaaaaaaaaaaaaaaaaaaaaaactcttgcagCTCCAACAATGTGTCTATTTCCTTCACAAAAATTCTCAGACACAGAGTTGCAGGATTGTAAGGTACACACGTCTCTAGGACTTTCATGCacattgccaaattgccctcctGAAAGTTCATACCGATCTCCACTCCCCGCAACCGTGAGAGTCAACATTTCTCTCTCCCCGCTGAAGTCAGCAGGTGGAAAGCCATAGGCTCAGAACTCTTTCCAGCTGCTGGGATCCTGCAGCTGGACCCCCGAGGGCCATAGAAATACAGTTCTCTCTCTTCCACTCCCCAGTCAAAGCACCTTGAGAGAGTCCCTGGCCGGCCCGGGGCAGGGTCCTGAGGCCACCTGGCATGCCCACTCGCAGACCttacctcctccctctccctgtgcaCGCCTGGATGTCTTTTCTCAAGGCCTGATGCTCACACCTTGTGGCAGGGTAGCAAGCTTTTGAGTTATAGTGAACCTTATTTCCCTCTACAGCTCCCACGGAGTTAACAGATGTACGCACGTCTGAGGCAGTCATGCGGCAAGAGACTTTGGGCCCAATCCTTTCTGTTTTGACAGTGTGTAATCGAGGTGAAGccataaattttataaacaagaaTAAACGACCCTTAGCAACATATGTCTGCTTGACCCTTCCAAGGTGATTGTAAATAAAGGCACCTGCTGACCAGTGAGGGCCATCGGCACTGCAGATGGCCAGTGATGAGGGCCGAAGGACCGGTGCCTTGGGAGCTTGCACTGGGAGGCATTTCGGCAGTGAGGGGCGGGGGGAAGAGGTCACCTTGCCCCCCGCTCCGGTCCTGAGTCAGTTAGACACCTTCATGCTACTTATGCACTCCGTTCTCCAGGGTGCCTTTGCCCCGTGCTGCCTTGAATTGGCATTTGCTTCTTACCCTTCCTTGGAGAGGACACTTGTAGCTGTGGCAACTAAGTTCCTCCTGggggtttgtttttgagacagggtctcgctttgttgcccggtctggagtgcaggggcacgatcacagctcactcggccacaagctcctgggctcaagcgatcttttcACCTCagtctcgagtagctggaactacaggtgcgcacatcaatcctgggctttttttttttttttattaaagaaacagggtctcactatgttgcccaggctgatctcaaactcctggcctcaagtgatcctcccgctttggcttCCTGACATGTCAGGagtacaggcaagagccaccgcacccagcctcttccaGGTTTTTGGTAGTCCCTTCACTTCCCCAGAGAAGAAGCCCTGACCCACTTGATTGCCAGTCACGCCCTCACTGCCAACTGTGCCAGGGCAGCCACCCCACGGGGACCTGAAGAGTAGGGTCCTTGTCTTGGCTTTGCCGCTGCCCACAGGGAGCATGCTGGAGACAGGCAGATCCGAGTTCAAATCCAAGTTGGACTTCTTCCTCTCTGCGTGACACCAGCCAAGGTGCCGTCTCCCTGTGCCTCGGTTTCTGAGTCTATGACGCAAAGGTACTAACATCCACTTGGTGGGGTTGTTATGGGGAATACATGCCAAGCATGCAAGGAAGGTGCTCTCCAAGGTTAGCTATGCTGAGATGGTTTAAAAAGCTCTGGTGGTAAGGAGAGCTTAGTAAGTGTCAGCTGTTGACAATATCATTATACCCAGTGTCACCCCCGTGGacactgtgtgactttgagcaagtgaCTTTACCCTTTGAGCCCCCGTTtcttcacctgtgaaatgggggaGGATAATTATATGTACCTTGTAGGGTTCTGAGAACTAGAAAGACATGAACACCCTGGCACTGTAGTACAATTGAGCATAGAGCTAGGTGTTGAGGAAATGCCTGTCATGGTGCTTTGAGGCACAGAGCCCTGATTTAAAGCCTGGTTCTGCCTCCTAGCTGTCTGACCTTGAGAAACTCCtatctcctctctgggcctcagtttcctcatctgtaagttgGGGGTGATAATAGTTCCACCTCCATGAGCTCTTGACATAATTAAATGAACTATTGAATGTAAGGTTCTTAGCAAGATGCCTGGACATAATCAGTGCTCTATGTGTGGTCCTTATTAAGATTTACTTATTAAGTTCTCTctgctgggcaaggtggcttacacctataatctcagcactttgggaggccaaggcaggtggatcacttgaggtcaggagttcgagaccagcctggctaacatggcgaaaccttgtctctactaaaaatacaaaaaaaaattagccaggcatcgtgatgcatgcctataatcccagctactcaggaggctgaggccggagaatcacttgaacccaggaggtggaggttgcagttgagccgagatcacgccatcgcactccagcctgggtgacagagcgagactcggtctcaaaaaaaaaaaaaaaaaggccgggcgcagtggctcacacctgtaatcccagcactttgggaggccgaggtgggcagatcacctgaggtcaggagtttgaggccagcctggccaacatggtgaaaccccatctctactaaagatacaaaaaattatctgggcatggtagcatgggcctgtaatcccagctactcaggaggctgaggcaggagaatcgcttgaacccgggaggtggaggttgcagtgagctgagatcatgccattgcactccagcctgggtggacagggtgagactccatctcaaaaaaaaaaaaaaaaatagttctcctctccaggcctcagtttcctcatttataaaatgggagcaATGATGTCTGAGACCATGTTCAGCTCTCATTGTTCTGCAAGTCACTCTCACTTTCACTTTGGCCCTGTGTTCCTGGAGCCACATCCCCACCTTCTCATCTGATTGTGCCTGGCCACCTCTGGAGGCCACCTGTCTCCCCCACCCACTCGGCAAGCCTGAGGGGCCAGAGGTGCTGCCATGCTGTCCTCAGCGTCACCTGGGGATGAGCTTTTAGAACGTGCTTTGAAAAGGGTCAAATATGATTGAACAACAATAGCTATTTTTTGGAGCTGCTATCATGTCTGGGGCCTGTGGACTTATTTCTGAACTCTTGGAAATTGGTATTATTATCCTATTATAAAAGATAAAGAGGCTTTGAGTGGTTAAACCATTTGCTTAAGGAGATGCTGGAAGTGACAAAGATGGAATCTGAATTCAAATAGTAGTAGTAATAGCAAACAACTGTAATAACAGGAGCTAATATTTGCCAGGGGGCAATATTACTCTTTTAAGTATTACCTCATTAAACAATCCCAGTGACCCATGGGGTGGATGTTATGATTCCCATTCTATAGGTGGAGGAGCAAGACCGACACAGATGGAATGACTTGCCCAGTCACCAAGGCAGGAGGTGACAAAGCTGGCCTTGAACCTGAGCCTGCCTGGGGCCAGTGCCCAAGCCAGCTGTTTGACAGTCCTTCCCTGCACCCCACAACCCTACAAGCATCAAAGGTCACCCAGCAGCCTCTCCCAGCCAGCCCCAAGTGCATCTTCTCACCCTTCCAGGCTGGGGCTATCTGACCCTGAAACAGGCTGCTGAAGGCAGCCTTGGGAATCCTGACTTAGCTCCCGAAGAGGGTCGCATGGGTTCTCTTAGAAAAGGGATTCTTACCGGGAGGTTCCATGGACTTCCTATGACTGGATGCAAActtgtgaatatgtgtgtgtgcattccaAAGGTGACAAACCACAGCTTGAGAAGTTTCTGATTCTGTGGAATGGGAGAACACGAGGGATGTCCCCAAAGTTTCTAGGTCTCCGCAATCTGCCTGTCCCTGCCTCTGTTGGACTTTAGCACTATCTTCCAGGAGGACTCTGAGAGAAGAAAAGCAATAGGCCAAGGCAAGTTAAAACTGTGCCGCCTTCCTCTAGCTGGACTGACTGCAAAGATGCATTTATTCCAGCTTGTGTCAGTATTGCCAGAAGATTCCCAGGCCCCGCCAGAGGGGAGGGATGAGCCACAAATCCTTCCAGGCACTGATTTATGTAGCATTCATGTGGAATTTATTATACAAAGAATTTTATTCAATTAAACTTGAAATGCATCTGGATTCTTAAAGGTTCAGTAGTGATCACTGGGACAGGGCGATCATAAAACTGAATGGGCTGTCGGAAGGTGTCGAGGCAGCAGCAAGGGTGACATTGCCACTGACGGGGGCTTCCGAACTGGGGACGTTTCTCATTGGGATGTGTTACAAGTTCGGGCTGTGGAAATTACTCGATGAAAAACGCACATTAACGATAGCCATGAAATATTAGTTAAGGGAAACTAGGTTGAGAAATGAGACAGCAGGATCTATCAGAGCCTGGCATTGTAGGCCACAGCCCAGGTAGTGATTAAAACGACTGTCAAGCGGCAGTGGGTGGGAGCTGAGGAGCACGGGGCTGTGAGTGACGAGGCCGCGTCCGGGGCCCACATCTTGGCACTGACTCCCCAGGACAACTCGGTTCCCCACCCAATGCCTCCTTCCAGGGCTGCTATGGggttcaaatgagataatgtctgtGGAACACTTGGCTCAGGGCACTGCACATAGCAAGCCCTTCCACAGTGCGGGCTGGTGTCACTGTGACTGTGGGCTTCTCTCTGACGGAAGAGCCAACTGCCAGCTTGTCTCTGGAAATGACACTAAACACCCCATTCCAGGGAGCCTGACCTGGAGGCGGACGAGGCATTTTCATGGGTGCAAAATGTAAGGAAGTGCCCACAAACTCAGGGATCAAGTAGTATTTGTGTGCAAtattttccaaaatcaaattatgaaaaaaatctacGATAAGCAAGGGATCAcgactttaaataaaaacaggctGCTGTTTGTTTCAAAACCCCGTGTTCCTGTGCAATGGGACTGATTGTTTCTGAGAGTTGCCAGTGGTGTGCAAACACTGGGGCAGCGGGGGCTTCGCAGTCACGTTTCCTGACTGTAGGGCTTTCATTAACTTTTCCCACCTGGTTCAAAATATGGGAGGACATTTGCTCAGTGTACAGAGGGGTACACATCTTTTCTTTTGCCTCGGGCTCTTGATAGAGCTTTTGAAAGGCACTGCAGAAGAGCAAATGTTTTAAACACCCCATCCTTCCAGCCCCCAAAGCAAGCTTTCTCCATTTTTCCCAGGTTGGTAGCACAGGAGAGAAACACCTGCTGAGTGGTGGCATCTGCCCTGCACCCAGGTGGTTTCTCAGAGAAGTGTTTGCTGGTGAACCGGGAGACAGATACAGAGGCGGGGGTCTGAGAACGCGACTGTTAACATCCAGGCTGTGACACCCGGTCCTGGAAGGACAGGACTTGGCAACAGGTGAACCGCCTTGTTTCAAAGATTGTCACTTTAGGATGTTGTTTTACTCAAAAAGCTTTCCTTATCCTTTGGAGGCTGTGCTTTCCCATGGCTAGGCATGCAGGGCTGctgtgttattttatatatatatatattccaggaAGATTTTGAGGTGTAGACAGAATTGAGTGATTCGCTGCAAGCTCTTTGAACGTACTCCCTGACCGAGCCTTAGTGATTGcgttttcagggtttttttttttttttttttttttttttgtgacggagtctcactctatcagccaggctggagtgtcgtgtcacgatcttggctcactgcagcctctgcctcgtaggttcaagtgattctcctgcctcagcctcctgaatagctgggattacaggcacccgccaccatgcccagctaattttttttttttttttttttttttagcagaaatggggttttaccatgttgaccaggctggtctcaaactcctgacctcaggtgatctgcctgcctcggcctcccaaagtccgtTTTCAGCTCTGTTTTGCAAACACTGAGCACCGACTCCATACCAGACCTGGTAGTGACTATGGGGGCAGGGAGGCACAGAACAAAGCCACCTCCTGGAAGGCATTCACACACTCCTGGTCATCTGCACCTCACCCACCCTGCCCAAGGCTCAAGAGGGCCATCACAGCCTGTCAGCAATGAAAGGACCCAGAAGACACAAGTGAATATACCTGGCCCTCCTGCAAACTTTGCAGGCAAGGTGGTaagaatgaaggcaaaaatatGCACGTGACTGAGAAGGTAATGTTTGCTGACTTGCCAGCAAGAAAGATGGCCGGAAAGACCAGCTGTCCCGAGCCTAGCGCGGTGGCCCATGCTAAACAGCCACTCAGTCAATATGTGATGGCTGAATGGAGTTCGCCAGGCATTTCAGCCCTGAAACTGGACAAGAGCCTGCCCTTCCAAAGTCATTTCCTGCAATTAGCAGCCTGCAGTCTTTAGGTTCTTGGGGCTGCCTCTTCTGCCCTTCATAAATATTGCCTTTCCCAAGGACACTGCTGGCACTGGCAGTGTCGTTTCATAGCAGGAGGGAGCAGCAGTGACAACTGAAATAAATACAGCCGTGGCACGGATCTCATAGGCATAAGCCAGCCAAGTGCAACATCGGAGAAATCAGTCTGGTGGATGTCAGCCTTGCTGGAAACTGACAACCTCATTTTCTCAAGCTGAAGATGCTGCACCGCAGACCCTTGACTCAGTCCAACCAGACAGGGAATGTTCACCTTCAAGTGGTAGTGTTGTTCTCATCAGCATCTCCATCCCTTTCAGAGGGGGTCCTCTAAGCTGCACCCCTATCACACACACTTCAATCTAAGCCAGGAGTTTCTGAGCCTCGCCTGTCAATCTGCAGCTATCCTTCCCCCACACTTTGGCGGTGATGGGTGGCTCAGAGGTGACTAAACTTCCAAATCTTGTCCGCCTTCCCCTTTACAAATGTGACATTTAAAGCCCCTTTGGCACAGGTAAATCACAATTACATTTTCAAGGGCCTCTGGTCCCATTCCAAATCTGTGAACAACCTGAGCTGGCAGTGGgagggctctctctctctctctctctctcacacacacacacacacacacacacacacacacacacacacggctccagcctttcccatttttattccttttccgcACAGCTCCTTCTCATTGCAGAAATCACTTTACCTGTCTTTCCTGCAATGCCAATTCATTCCCACATCCCTCCAAGACCCAGGAGAGCTTGGGGAAGCAGGGTCAGGGACAGAATCCCCAAAGGGTCACAGTCCCTTGAGGAAGGTGGCAAGAGGTGTAGATCAAAGCTGAGCTGGGACAAAAGGCTGCTTTGAGCCTCTCTGGGTGAGCTCTTCAGGAACCAGGACCCCAGAAGGGCAAGCTCCTCTCTCCACGGCCATCGCCATGGAGGGATCCTCCAAGCTCCCACTTTCTGTGATTTCAGAGTCCCTCAGACTCGGCCGATGGGtcatttttcttgtatattttctctTGATTCCCCTCCTTCATGGCTGCATATCTGGCTAGCGTGAAGAGATAGTCACTGAGTCtggaggggcagagagagagaagcaaacaGAATGGTTTGAAATGAGAGATCAACGCTAACTGGGTCTTCCCATATCCGCCTACAAGGAGGAGATATAAATGACGCGCTCTGGGCACATTGTGCAGGGAGGGCGGGGGCCCAGCCATCTTGCACTTGATGGATGGCACACGAGGCCAGCTGCTGTGAATGCCAAGGACTCTACTCCAGTGTCAAGGCTGGGGCCATTCCTGCAGGATGAGGCCATTGCCCCGGCCCTACCCCATGGGGCAGATGACTTTGGACTCCTCTCTGAGCCGGTTTTTGCACCTTTGAGTGATCAGGGCTCAGGTGCGTGATCAGTTTGGGCGTTTCCCAAACTACAGTGTGCACAGGCATCACCAGGGGATCTCAGCGACGTGCAGATTCTGACTcaggagggctgggctgggctgggcccgGGGCTCTGCAGGTCTAGTTCCTGCCCTGGCTGATGCTGACACTGCTGGACTAGGCCCTACTGACATTCTGGATCATTCTGTGTGTtcggggctgtcctgtgcatccTGTGCAGTGTAGGATGCTGACAGCACCTTTGGTCTCCACCCACCAGGTGCCAGTGGCACCCCTGCACCCAGTGTGACAACTAGTAATGCCTCCAAACATCGCCAAAGGCACCGGGTGAGAAGCACAGGCTGGAGCACTCTAGAGACCAGAGCCCAGCCCCTTTCCCGCCTCCTCCTTTGAACCAACAGCAATGGTCATCTGTGCATGAGGCCTTCTGCAGGGGCAGCAGTGGAGGGAACTAGAGGACGACGCCACGGGCCCCAGAAGGCGCTTACGCTGTCAGCTCTTCTGCCTTCTGCTGTCCGCACCTTTTGCTGTTTCACTCCCAGCACGAGGCACCAcgttcctccctctctctctgccccagTCTTGCCCTCAGAGGCCAGCTCCACACCACATCCTCCTGAGTCCTCCCCTGACTCAGGCCCCCTGGGCCCCACGGCTGGCTCTCAGGAAGAGCGAAGGGGAGGTTGTTCAGGGTATTTTACCCCTGGGCCGCATgctcctggagggcagtggtgtgccTGTTGCTTGTTGGCTCTGTGAAGCCTCACTGAGGAGATGAAATGGCCTGTCCCGTGCAATGCTATGGGACCGCAGGGTTGCTGCATTGAAGGTGAAGTAGACCTGCTCCTCACTCCCGGCGAAACCCCCCTCCCAGAAGGAAAGGAGCTGCTCAGGACCCGTCAAAGCGCCATGTCTCTGGGAGGAGTGGCCACAGTCAAGGGCCTGAGGTCACTTTCTAGACACCCAGGACAGCTCCTGGGGTGCAGACCTGCTCCCCCAGCTCTCTACCTGCCCCCAGGCTCTGGCCTTGCCCACACTGATGCCACAGaagccagggctggggcaggaaccAGCAGAGCAGgctttgggccaggtgtggctcCAGCCTCATGGGCCGGCCGCGAGGCAGAGGAAGCCCTCCCTGGGCTAGCCTGGCTCACTGGGGCCTGCATGGGGTCCCCTGAGCGCAGCTTGGCCCGGCTCTCTTGTTGGTTCATGCTGCCCCAGGCCCTCTCGGGGACAGGAAACTGGCTGAGAGAGGGCCTGAAGCCTGGCTCCCTGGTCAGTCACCACTGAGAGGCCTCCCCTGAGCACCCAGCCTCTAAGAACGCCCTTTGCCCCCGCAATGCCACTTTGCACTTAGGTTTTTCTTCCTGGTTTTTACAGCAGCCTCTCCCAATAAGATCTAAATCTTATCGGGACAGGCACAGGGCCCACCTTGTTCACCACTGCCTCCCCTGTGCCCGGCGTGGTGCCTGGAACAGAGCAGACGTTCATAAACACTAAGGGAATGAAGGAGGGGGTGCGGGAATGCTGCCCCACACTGCTTCCCGGACCGCTGCACCGCTGCTACTTCCCACAGATGAGCCTCGGCTTTCAGAGAGGAACCCCCAGGTTCCACGCGAGTACCTGTTTAAGAACTTGGCCACGTTCGCATCGGTCTCTCCCATCTGGACAAGAGGCACCACACTAGAAAGGGAGGAGACACTGAGTCACATGACATTATGGGGCTCAACAGGCTCTGACCTGGGGCCTAAACCTTGAGCAGCATTTCACATCCTGCCACCGCTCAACCTGAACCTGCACAGGCTCGGCCGGCAGTGGAGATGACAAATCCATCACAGGTGGCTTTACACAGGCCATCGGCCCCCTTTCCACCAGCACATCGCAGGACGGCCTGGCCAAGGAGGGATCAAGGATGGCTGGTGAGTTGAGGGAGCCACCTGGCCTACACCACACCCCAGCCAGCCAGCTTTTGTACCACTGGACCTGGGTCTGGGTGGGGTGAAGTTGGGGTGGTCTGCCTCTAGCCTTCAAAGGAAGTGGGGGCCTGACCCTTAATTCCCAATGGGCTAAACTCTAAGCCCCTTGTACATCATGACTTAGAACAACTTCACAGGGGAGAAAAAGACCCAGGCAGACCAAGATCCTGATTCCGCAGGATTCTGGATTCCTGGGGTCCATGCCAGTCTATTTGCAGATACATTAGACACTGGACGGCCATCTGCTGGGCaccagtgtggtggcgggcccttGCCGAGCCTTTCCCAGGTATCACCCTGTGGCATACCCCTTGTTGGCAAGCCAGCTACCCAAAGCCCAGCCTCAGGGTTCTCATCCCCACCCAAAGCCATGCACCTGGCTAGCGGCCCAGCAGGGTGTGCACCCAGGCCTGTCACAGAGCTCCAGGCTGTCTCTAGTGGGCACCGCATGCTCAGCGAGGAGCTTCCTCACCCGAGGTGCCCCAGGTGTGTGTCCCCACCTCAGGACAATCTGCACCTTGCCACTGCCATGGCTGCGTAACTCTCTGCTGCATGGAGGACCTATCAGCTGCTCTGCCATGCCTGTTTTTGGGgcctttgggttgtttccagtttcttgCTATTATGAGCACTGCTGATGGATGGCTTTGTACAaatgacagttttttcttttgaagcCAAAGCTTATTCTGTTACCTGGGATCTCTAAGGAGCTATCTGGGCCCGAGAGCCTTTCATAAAGAACAAAACCTTAGTGGTGTGGGACCGTGGAAGAGCTCAGGCTTGGCCCAGACAGACGTGGACTCCAATCTGGATTCTGCTATCAACCATGTGGGGGACCGTGGCCATGGTGTCATTTCTCTGAGCCACAGCTTCCTGACTCCTGTAAAACAGAGGCCACCACCACCTCTCTCCCAGGGCTATCAACAAGGAGTAAATGAAATTATGAACGTAAAGTGCCGGTCCATTGGATCAAAGTAGGGcttgctttctcttctctgtaAAGCTGGCTGGCAGCCTGGTCTCTGAGTGGTGTAGATAGAGACTttgctcattttcttctaaagatTCCTTGAAAAGGCTGTCAGTAGCTTTGGAGGGGGTGGTGGCTAGTCTGCTGACAGCGTCCACCTGGGCTCCCCACAGCCATGCAGGCCTTTCAGGAGCCTTATGCACCCAGCAGCCAGCAGGGTCCTTTCATGTCTACCCCTGTCCCCAAGATGGCTGAGGCTGAGAACCCAGCAATAACTTCCTGCTGTTCTCAGAATACAGGGCTCACAAACAAGGTGCAATTGTGTTGTCTGATAGTCTATTTGGTCACATGTCACTGTCTCCACTCCACAACATGGTGCTCTGAGGACAGGGACTTGGTCTGTCCTGGTCCCCGTCTGGCACAGTGGAGGGGCCCAGACAAGGTCTGTTGATGTGTGGCTGGATGGCTCAGAGATGGCCCTGCTGTACCTGCTTCCTGCCCGCTGTGCAGaggcccctctccctctccccatctccatcctcctctccctctccctcctccctcccccttcccctcccccttgttcctctccctctccctcgggccctctccctctctccagccctCTTACCGTCTCTCGGCCCGGCGGCACACGGCCCGGCAGAAATGCAGCGCCGAGCTGATCTTGCCTCCCGACTGAAAGGAGAAAGGGACATTGCCTGAGCAGGGTGGGAAAGGTGTGCCCACTGCGGCCAGGAGCTCCTCTGAAGTCCAGCCCTGCCCCCCAAACCAGGCAGTGTTCTGCCTCCAGGAGCCCTGCCACGGCACACCCACCGGGCACGCTGCTCCAgagtgggcagggctgggagggacCGGTGAGGACCTGGAGGGACTTGGGGAACTGGAGGACAGCGTCTGTCACTGTGAAAAGAGGGATTTATTCAGAGCCCATGTGTGTCTGTCACTGAACCTGCCTGCAGCCGCCCCCGGTTAAGCCTGCCCAGTACCTACAGGCAGGATGAAGGCCGTGAGCGGTGGGAGCTGGCTGGTGTACTTGTCGATCCACTGCTCCAGCTCCAGGATGGGCCCCGCCTTGAACGCGGTATACTCTGAGGAGCCAAGGAGCAGAGGGAACTGCCATGAGGCCATCACCCACCAGACCATGGCGGGAACCACCCCCGCCGCCCTTCCACCTGGGTGTCCCGCAGACTGCTTCCACTGGCTCAGAAGGTACCTTCCCTCCCAGGAGCTACGAGCAAGGCTAACTGACCCACCCGTGGGTCCCTGGGGGCCTGGGATCCCAGATGGTGACCCTAGGAGAGTCCCCTGACCCTAGGGCCCTCTGAACAcccacaggagtttgagaattaCTTAAGTGAGCCTCCCGGGCCGAGGAGCGTGGTGTCGCCAGGGCCGAGCCAACGTCCTGCAATGTGCACTGGATCTGGGGGGCGACAGAAAGTGACAGTCAAGATCTATGTGAGATGGGCTGGACAGAGACAATGTGCAGAGGCGCCACCTAATACGCCGGCAAAGCCTGTGCGAGCTAGCTCATGAAgggctgtgatatggtttggcaacgtgtccccatccaaatctcatgttaaattgtgaTCCCCagagttggaggtggggcctggtgggaggtgattggatcattgggGTAGTtttgaatggtttagcaccagccccctagtgctgtcttgtgatagagttctcatgagatgtggttgtttgaaagtgtgtagcacctccctcttcacactctctctctcctatcagccatgtgaagatgtacctgcttcccctttgccttccgccatgactgtaggtttcctgaggcctccccagaagcagaagcctgtacagcccGCAAAACCATGTGCagattaaacttcttttctttataaattatccggtctcaggtagttctttatagcagtgcgagaacggactaatacaggctATCAGACCTTGAATTGGCTGACATTTGAAGGCAAACTCTGAACTTTCAGCACAACATCTTCATTGGACACCCAGCCCTGCTGAGGGGGACCTGGTGTGGCTCTTTTGCAGTCTGAGGGAGGAA
The Pan troglodytes isolate AG18354 chromosome 10, NHGRI_mPanTro3-v2.0_pri, whole genome shotgun sequence genome window above contains:
- the MMAB gene encoding corrinoid adenosyltransferase MMAB isoform X2 — protein: MAVWGLGSRLGLRGCFGAARLLYPRFQSRGPQGVEDGDRPQPSSKTPRIPKIYTKTGDKGFSSTFTGERRPKDDQVFEAVGTTDELSSAIGFALELVTEKGHTFAEELQKIQCTLQDVGSALATPRSSAREAHLKYTAFKAGPILELEQWIDKYTSQLPPLTAFILPVVTDAVLQFPKSLQVLTGPSQPCPLWSSVPVGRQDQLGAAFLPGRVPPGRETCGASCPDGRDRCERGQVLKQTQ
- the MMAB gene encoding corrinoid adenosyltransferase MMAB isoform X1, with translation MAVWGLGSRLGLRGCFGAARLLYPRFQSRGPQGVEDGDRPQPSSKTPRIPKIYTKTGDKGFSSTFTGERRPKDDQVFEAVGTTDELSSAIGFALELVTEKGHTFAEELQKIQCTLQDVGSALATPRSSAREAHLKYTAFKAGPILELEQWIDKYTSQLPPLTAFILPSGGKISSALHFCRAVCRRAERRVVPLVQMGETDANVAKFLNRLSDYLFTLARYAAMKEGNQEKIYKKNDPSAESEGL